The following DNA comes from Riemerella anatipestifer ATCC 11845 = DSM 15868.
GAAAATTATACTTCGGAGAGGTTATGGGCGTCTTCAAGAGATGGTGTTACACAAATACCTATATCTTTAGTTTACAGAAAAGATACGGTGCTTTCTCAGGATACACCATTATTACTTTATGGTTACGGAAGTTATGGTCATACCATAGATGCTTCATTTTCTAGAGGGAGATTGTCATTACTAGATAGAGGTTTTGTTTTTGCTATTGCACATATTAGAGGAGGAGAATATTTAGGTAGAGAATGGTACGAAAAAGGAAAGTTACTTCACAAAAAAAATACCTTTTATGATTTTATAGACTGTGCCAAATTTCTAATTGAGAAAAACTACACTTCTTCAAAACATCTTTACGCTATAGGAGGTAGTGCAGGAGGACTATTAGTAGGGGCTGTTATTAACGAAGAACCTAGCCTTTTTAATGGAGCGGTTGCGCAAGTTCCGTTTGTAGACGTGGTTACCACGATGCTAGACGAAGAAATTCCTTTAACAACAGGTGAGTTTGACGAATGGGGAAATCCTAAAGAAGAGCAATATTACCATTATATGAAGTCTTACTCTCCATATGATAATATTAAGGAGCAAAGTTATCCTCACTTACTAGTAACTACAGGATACCACGATAGTCAAGTGCAGTATTGGGAACCAGCAAAATGGGTAGCAAAGCTACGAGATATGAAAAAAGATCAAAATTTTTTGGTTTTTAAAACTGATTTTTCTTCAGGACACGGAGGGGCTAGTGGTCGATTTGAATCACTAAAGGAAGATGCTTTAGAGTATGCTTTTTTAATGAAGTTAGAAAAACTGAGTAAATAAATATAGATAAATAATAAAAAACCTTCGGAATATGCTATCTGAAGGTTATTAGTGTGTATAATATCATTTTGTTGTACTAAACTTACTGAAAACTTTGGTTTAGAATGTGTGTTTAATATAGCATTTTTCGTGCCAAAAAAAACAGATGATGAGTAAAATTTAATGAAAGTGCTGGTTTTGAGAATTAATTTAGAAAAATATTTGGCTATGTCAAAAAAACTTCTTTATTTTGCACTCTCAAATATTTAGTAGTAAAAAAGAACATCGAGATATGTCAAGAATTTGCCAAATAACAGGAAAGCGTGCAATGGTAGGAAACCATGTTTCTCACGCTAATAACAAAACGAAGCGTCGTTTTGAGATTAACTTATTAGAGAAGAAGTTTTACCTTCCTGAGCAAGAGAAACATATTACACTTAAAGTTTCTGCTCACGGATTGAGAGTAATTAACAAGATTGGAATTGAGGAGGCTGTAGAAAGAGCAACTCGTAACGGATTTATCAAATAATTAAGAAATCATGGCAAAAAAAGGGAATAGAGTCCAAGTGATTTTGGAATGTACAGAGCATAAAGAAAGTGGTGTTGCTGGAATGAGCAGATACATCACGACTAAGAATAAGAAGAATACAACGGAAAGATTAGAGCTTAAAAAGTATAATCCTGTTCTTAAAAAGTATACACTTCATAAAGAAATCAAGTAATCATCTTTAAAGATATTTTACAATGGCAAAAAAAGTAGTAGCAACCCTACAAACATCTTCTAAGAAGATGACAAAAGTAGTGAAAATGGTAAAGTCTCCTAAAACTGGGGCTTATGTTTTCGAAGAGAAAGTAATGAATGCAGATGATGTAGATGCTTATTTAAAAAAATAAGTATTACTCGTTCTAGTATAAGAAATATAAAAGCTATCCAAATAATTTATTTGGGTAGTTTTTTTATATATTTGTTTCTGTTAATCGTACACAAAAATATATGAGTTGGTTTAAAAAAATATTCAAAAAAGAAGAGAAGGAAACTTTAGATAGAGGGTTAGAAAAGTCAAGTCAAGGCTTTTTTGAAAAAATATCCAAAGCAGTCATAGGGAAAAGTAAGGTAGATGATGAAGTTTTAGATGATTTGGAAGAGGTTCTTATTGCATCAGATGTAGGGGCTCAGACAACTATCAAGATTATCGAACGAATTGAAGATAGAGTTGCTAGGGATAAGTATGTTGGTGTAGATGAACTACATAAGCTTCTTAAAGAAGAAATTACAGCATTGCTTTTAGAAAATCCTCATGCTGATACGGGGAATATAGATGAGGCTAAAAAACCTTACGTAATAATGGTGGTGGGAGTCAATGGAGTAGGTAAAACAACTACGATAGGTAAATTAGCACATCAGTTTAAAACACAGGGTAAAAAAGTGGTGCTAGGAGCAGCAGATACTTTTAGAGCGGCGGCGGTGGACCAGCTGGTGATATGGAGTGAGCGAGTAGGTGTACCTATTGTAAAGCAAAATATGGGTTCTGACCCTGCTTCTGTTGCCTTTGATACAGTGCAATCTGCAGTAGCTCAAAATGCAGATGTAGTACTTATAGATACAGCTGGGAGGCTTCATAATAAAGTAAATCTAATGAATGAATTGTCTAAGATAAAAAGAGTAATGCAGAAAGTAATTCCTGATGCTCCACATGAGGTTTTATTGGTATTAGACGGTTCTACAGGGCAAAATGCATTTGAACAAGCTAAGCAATTTACTGCTGCAACAGAAGTTAATGCTCTTGCGGTTACAAAATTAGATGGTACAGCAAAAGGAGGTGTGGTTATTGGTATTTCTGATCAATTTCAAGTTCCTGTAAAATATATAGGGGTAGGAGAGAAGATGGAAGACTTGCAGTTATTTAATGGCACGGAGTTTGTTGACTCTCTCTTCAAGAAAAAGAGTTGATACTCAGAAAATAAATACTAAATCTTAAAACTATTAAATTATGGGAATTTTATCTTGGCTATTATTTGGTCTTATTGCAGGTGCTATTGCTAAAGCTATTCATCCTGGGAAGGATCCTGGAGGATGGTTAGTAACTATTGTTATAGGTATTTTGGGAAGTATGGTAGGAGGCTGGTTGGGCTCTATGTTGTTTAACATAGATGTTACAGGCTTTAATCTCAAAAGTTTCTTTGTAGCGGTAGGAGGAGCGTTAATTTTACTGGTACTTTATTCAAAAGTAATCGCAAAAAAGTAGAAACATTAATTTGAATACGGTTATATACTGGCATTTCTGATTAATTTAATTATAGAGAGGTTGTTCTAAAATAGAGAACTACCTCTTTTTTTTATATCAAAAAAAGAAATTCTTTCAAGTAATTAAATAAGATAATAAATAGTCATTTGTTAAAAAGTTTATACTTTTGCAAAAAATAAAAAACACATGCCCAAAAACTTAGTCATCGTAGAGTCTCCTGCAAAGGCGAAAACTATCCAAAAATATTTAGGTAAAGATTTTGAAGTATTGTCTAGTTTTGGACACATTAGGGATTTGCCTAAAAAAGGGATGGGGATTAATCTTAATACCTTTACTCCAGAATATGAGGTGTCTACGGACAAAAAGGAGTTGGTGTCGGATTTAAAAGCAGCAGCGAAGAAAGCGGATATGGTATGGCTAGCATCTGATGAGGACCGAGAGGGAGAAGCTATTGCTTGGCATCTGGCTCAAGAGCTTAAGTTAAAGGATGAAAAAATAAAAAGAATTGTGTTCCACGAAATTACTAAAAATGCAATTCTAAAAGCTATAGAAAATCCTAGAAATATAGATAAAAACTTAGTGAACGCTCAACAGGCTAGGCGTGTTTTGGATAGGATAGTAGGTTTTGAAATGTCTCCCGTCCTTTGGAAGAAAGTAAAAACAGGACTTTCTGCGGGCAGAGTTCAGTCGGTTGCAGTTAGGCTTATCGTAGAAAAAGAAAAGGAAATACAAGACTTTGTTCCTAACTCCTATTATAAAACAGAAGGGAAGTTTTTAAACGCTGATAATCAAGAAATATCAGCTCAGTTGAAAAAGAGCTTTTTTGAAGAGTCAGAGGCGAAAGAATTTTTAACCTTAGCGAAAAATACAGCGTTTAAAGTTCTTAATATAGAAAAAAAGCCAGGTAAAAGAACAGCTTCTGCTCCTTTTACGACTTCAACTTTACAACAAGAAGCGAGTAATCGCCTAGGTTATGGAATTACCACTACGATGAGGGTGGCTCAGCGATTATACGAGGAAGGGTATATTACTTATATGAGAACCGATTCGGTTAATTTATCTCAAGAAGCGATAGAGGGAGCCAAAGAACAAATTATCAAAGAATTTGGGCAGGAATACTCTGAACCGAGAAACTATACTACTAAATCATCTTCTGCACAGGAAGCTCACGAGGCTATTCGTCCTACGGATTTCAAACTAAAAACAGTTGCGGGAGATACTCAACTTAATAGGCTTTATCAGCTCATCTATAAGAGAACGCTGGCTAGCCAAATGGCAAATGCTCAAATAGAAAAAACCGTTGTTGAGATAGGTAATCCAAAGTTGCCGTATAATTTTGAAGCTCAGGGGGAGGTTATTGTATTCGATGGTTTTTTAAAGGTTTATGGTATATTAAAATCGGAGGAAGAAGATGCAGAAGATACCGAAAAAACTTTACCAAAGGTAAGTGTTGGGGAGAGTTTAACTTATCAAAATATCATTTCCGTTCAGAAGTTCACTCGCCCACCTGCACGATATACAGAGGCAGGGCTTGTGAAGAAACTTGAAGAATTGGGTATTGGTAGACCTTCTACTTACGCTCCAACCATACAAACCATACAAAATAGAGAGTATGTAGATAAAAAAGAGATTGCTCCGCAGGAAAGGGAAGTTATTAAACTTAACCTCACTTCAAATAAGATAGATAGAAAGGTTTTAACCGAAAATTACGGTGGAGATAAAAATAAATTTGTACCTACGGATATAGGTATTGTAGTTAATGATTTCTTAACCAAAAATTTTGCAGAAGTTTTAGACTACGGTTTTACAGCTAAGGTGGAACAAGATTTTGATGACATTGCGAACGGTGATGAAAAATGGAAGGAGGTGCTTTCAGGGTTTTATGAAAAATTCCATGATAAAATAGAAGATGTAGAGGAAAATGCAGATAGAGCGAATGGAGAGAGAATTTTAGGGGAAGACCCTAAAACGGGAAAGACGGTTTTAGTGAGAATTGGTAGATATGGAGCTATGGCTCAGCTAGGAGATAGTGATGATGATAATCCCATTTACTCTTCGTTATTGTCCCACCAGAATATCAATACCATCACATTAGAAGAAGCCTTAGACTTGTTTAAAGTCCCTTTTGATTTAGAAAAAGTAGACGGCAAGACTGTTTCGGTGGGGGTAGGTCGTTTTGGACCTTATGTGAAGTGGGGCGAAACTTACATTAGTATTCCCAAAGAGGAAGACCCCTTAACTGTAAATCAAAAAAGAGCTGAAGAGCTGATTAGAGAAAAACAAAAAGCAGATGCTCCTATAACAACATTTAAAGGAGAGCCAGTAACTAAAGGGACAGGGCATTTTGGACCTTTCTTGAAGTATAAAAATATTTTCGTAAATGTGCCTAAGAAGTATGATTTTGAAAATCTTAGTCAAGATGATATTGTGGAACTCATAGAAGCTAAGTTAGAGAAAGAAGCTAACCGTTACATTAAACAATGGGAAAAAGAAGGTATTTCTATAGAGAATGGAAGGTGGGGACCGTTTATCAAATTTAATAAAACTAATTTCAGGATTCCTAAAAATGGAGATGAGAAATACACTGCTGAAGAATTGAAAGAAGTACCTTTGGAAGAGATTAAAAAATGGATTGTAGCACAGGATAAAAATGCTTTTGCAGAGAAAAAAACAACTAAAAAGAAAACCGTAACTAAGAAAAAATAGTACAAATATTCATGACTATTGAAGAGATTGTAAAGCCTTTTCCTTTAGGAGATTATAAACCATGGCAACTGGGTAGTTTGGTATGTAATGAGATAAAAGAAGGTGGAGTAGTGCTATTATTTTGCTCCGATGATAGAGGAGCAGGAGGATCTGCGGTGGCGAAAGATTTTAGTGCAATAAGAAAATGCTTATATCAACTTTCTAAGAGTGATTTTGGTTTTCCCATTTGTGATTTAGGAGATTTAATATCAGGAAAATCATTGGAAGATACTCAGTATATTGTTGCTGAAATTGTTTCTAAATGTATCGCTGAAGGTGCATTACCTATAGTTATTGGTGGTAGCAATGATTTGGCTCTTTCGTTATACACTGCGGTAAAAAATCATAAAGAGAAAATTTCTTATACACAAATTAACTCGTTTATACATTTAGAAGATGTGAAAGAAAGTATCAACGAGCGAAATTTTGTATCAAAAATATTGAGCAAACTTTCACTGAAGAATTATTATCATTTAGGCTATCAAAAACATTTGAACGAACCTCATTCGGTTTCTGTACTTAAAGAGATAGATTTTGAAGTGTTAAGGCTCGCTGATATGATGAACAGTACAGACCTAGCAGAACCTTTCTTAAGAAGGGCAGAAGTGGTAAGTCTTAGTGCTGATGCGGTGGAGAGTTTTAGTGGAGAGTTTTCTTTTCACGCTCAAGTTAACGGGTTGAATAAGAGAGAAATTTGTGCCTATATGAAAGAAATAGGCTTAGGTGAAAACTTAATGGCTTTTGGTCTGTTTAATGTAAATATAGACGCTTCTTATTTGGTTTACAATCAACTTATTGCCCAAATGATTTGGTATTTTTTAGAAGGTTTGAGCATACAGAAAACTCACCCTAAAGAACGCCAGTACGAAAATTATTTAGTGGTAATCAATAATCAAGATTATACTTTTAAGAGAGATACCTTTAGTGGATTATGGTATTTCGGAAATACCGATGATATTTTAAAATGTTTGCCTTGTGCTGAGAAAGATTATTATAATGCTAAAAAGGGACTTTTGAACCCTAGGTTTTTAAAATAATATGAAGAAAGTTTCCGTTATTGTCCCTGTTTATAATGTTGAACGCTTTTTAAAAAAGTGTTTGGATTCATTGGTCAATCAAACATTAGAGGATATTGAAATTATCGTGGTAAATGACGGAAGTAAAGATAGCTCTCAGGCTATTATTACTGAGTATGAAGATAAGTATCCTAATAAAATAAAGGCGTTTCAAAAGGAAAATGGTGGATTAAGCGATGCTAGAAACTTTGGTTTAGAACAGGCGAACGGTGAGTATATAGGCTTTGTAGATAGCGATGATTTTGTGAGAGAAACAATGTTCGAAGAAATGTATCATCTTGCAACGAAGCATCAAGCAGAAATGGTAATATGTAATCTACAAAAAGTGAATGAAGCTGGAGAGGTCACTCAGTTACTCACACAAGTACCTAATATGCCTGAAAAAATAGTTTTAGAAGAACATTTTTCCGTTTTCTCTGATATGAGCTACTTTGCTTGTAATAAATTGTTTCATCGTAGTTTATTTCAGAATAAAAGATTTAAAAAAGGAGTTCATTTTGAGGATATACAACTTATTCCTCAATTATTGTTAGAGTGTAAAGTTGTTGCCCAAACTCAAACCTATCATTATCAATATTTAGAACGAACGGATTCTATCACTAAAACCCATACAGAGAAAGGTTTGGATATTTTAAAAGCGGTAGAAGATGTGGAAAATGCATTTGAAAACTCACTCTATAAGCATAAAAAAGAAGAGCTAAAAGGGTTTCAGATTTTAGAGGGTTTTTATACTTTTCTAGCCTATTTAGCATTTGTTAAAGATGATGAATTGTATAAGCAATTATCTCAAAAGTTAAATGCTTTTCTCTCTGAGCGAGCTATTTCTAAGAAAGAAATACTTGGTTATCGTAGATTTGGAAAGAATTATCTCGTATCTTTGTCAGTTAAAAAACAGATTTATTATCTGTTTTATTTGTTAGGGTTAGATAAAATTTTAAGAAGGCTAATTCACTAATTACCAACAATGAATATTGTTTTTTTACATCCTGTATTTACAGCGGTTACTCTAATTCTTATTGCTTTTAGTTTTTTAGAGG
Coding sequences within:
- the rpmB gene encoding 50S ribosomal protein L28 → MSRICQITGKRAMVGNHVSHANNKTKRRFEINLLEKKFYLPEQEKHITLKVSAHGLRVINKIGIEEAVERATRNGFIK
- the rpmG gene encoding 50S ribosomal protein L33, which translates into the protein MAKKGNRVQVILECTEHKESGVAGMSRYITTKNKKNTTERLELKKYNPVLKKYTLHKEIK
- a CDS encoding DUF4295 family protein — protein: MAKKVVATLQTSSKKMTKVVKMVKSPKTGAYVFEEKVMNADDVDAYLKK
- the ftsY gene encoding signal recognition particle-docking protein FtsY, with product MSWFKKIFKKEEKETLDRGLEKSSQGFFEKISKAVIGKSKVDDEVLDDLEEVLIASDVGAQTTIKIIERIEDRVARDKYVGVDELHKLLKEEITALLLENPHADTGNIDEAKKPYVIMVVGVNGVGKTTTIGKLAHQFKTQGKKVVLGAADTFRAAAVDQLVIWSERVGVPIVKQNMGSDPASVAFDTVQSAVAQNADVVLIDTAGRLHNKVNLMNELSKIKRVMQKVIPDAPHEVLLVLDGSTGQNAFEQAKQFTAATEVNALAVTKLDGTAKGGVVIGISDQFQVPVKYIGVGEKMEDLQLFNGTEFVDSLFKKKS
- a CDS encoding GlsB/YeaQ/YmgE family stress response membrane protein produces the protein MGILSWLLFGLIAGAIAKAIHPGKDPGGWLVTIVIGILGSMVGGWLGSMLFNIDVTGFNLKSFFVAVGGALILLVLYSKVIAKK
- the topA gene encoding type I DNA topoisomerase, with the protein product MPKNLVIVESPAKAKTIQKYLGKDFEVLSSFGHIRDLPKKGMGINLNTFTPEYEVSTDKKELVSDLKAAAKKADMVWLASDEDREGEAIAWHLAQELKLKDEKIKRIVFHEITKNAILKAIENPRNIDKNLVNAQQARRVLDRIVGFEMSPVLWKKVKTGLSAGRVQSVAVRLIVEKEKEIQDFVPNSYYKTEGKFLNADNQEISAQLKKSFFEESEAKEFLTLAKNTAFKVLNIEKKPGKRTASAPFTTSTLQQEASNRLGYGITTTMRVAQRLYEEGYITYMRTDSVNLSQEAIEGAKEQIIKEFGQEYSEPRNYTTKSSSAQEAHEAIRPTDFKLKTVAGDTQLNRLYQLIYKRTLASQMANAQIEKTVVEIGNPKLPYNFEAQGEVIVFDGFLKVYGILKSEEEDAEDTEKTLPKVSVGESLTYQNIISVQKFTRPPARYTEAGLVKKLEELGIGRPSTYAPTIQTIQNREYVDKKEIAPQEREVIKLNLTSNKIDRKVLTENYGGDKNKFVPTDIGIVVNDFLTKNFAEVLDYGFTAKVEQDFDDIANGDEKWKEVLSGFYEKFHDKIEDVEENADRANGERILGEDPKTGKTVLVRIGRYGAMAQLGDSDDDNPIYSSLLSHQNINTITLEEALDLFKVPFDLEKVDGKTVSVGVGRFGPYVKWGETYISIPKEEDPLTVNQKRAEELIREKQKADAPITTFKGEPVTKGTGHFGPFLKYKNIFVNVPKKYDFENLSQDDIVELIEAKLEKEANRYIKQWEKEGISIENGRWGPFIKFNKTNFRIPKNGDEKYTAEELKEVPLEEIKKWIVAQDKNAFAEKKTTKKKTVTKKK
- a CDS encoding formimidoylglutamase; amino-acid sequence: MTIEEIVKPFPLGDYKPWQLGSLVCNEIKEGGVVLLFCSDDRGAGGSAVAKDFSAIRKCLYQLSKSDFGFPICDLGDLISGKSLEDTQYIVAEIVSKCIAEGALPIVIGGSNDLALSLYTAVKNHKEKISYTQINSFIHLEDVKESINERNFVSKILSKLSLKNYYHLGYQKHLNEPHSVSVLKEIDFEVLRLADMMNSTDLAEPFLRRAEVVSLSADAVESFSGEFSFHAQVNGLNKREICAYMKEIGLGENLMAFGLFNVNIDASYLVYNQLIAQMIWYFLEGLSIQKTHPKERQYENYLVVINNQDYTFKRDTFSGLWYFGNTDDILKCLPCAEKDYYNAKKGLLNPRFLK
- a CDS encoding glycosyltransferase family 2 protein gives rise to the protein MKKVSVIVPVYNVERFLKKCLDSLVNQTLEDIEIIVVNDGSKDSSQAIITEYEDKYPNKIKAFQKENGGLSDARNFGLEQANGEYIGFVDSDDFVRETMFEEMYHLATKHQAEMVICNLQKVNEAGEVTQLLTQVPNMPEKIVLEEHFSVFSDMSYFACNKLFHRSLFQNKRFKKGVHFEDIQLIPQLLLECKVVAQTQTYHYQYLERTDSITKTHTEKGLDILKAVEDVENAFENSLYKHKKEELKGFQILEGFYTFLAYLAFVKDDELYKQLSQKLNAFLSERAISKKEILGYRRFGKNYLVSLSVKKQIYYLFYLLGLDKILRRLIH